In Hugenholtzia roseola DSM 9546, the sequence AAGTGTCCAACCAAAAAAATGTAAAAAAAATTTACAAGCCCATGATACAATCCATATTCTTAATATATTTGCTTTCTATGAATACAGAACAGATATTGGCTAAATTGCGACAAATTCGCAAAGAAAAAGGCGTAAGCCAAGAAGATATAGCCGAACAGATAGGAGTTTCCAGACCTACTTATTTGGCTATGGAAAATGGAAAGCAAGAATTTTCCCTGCAAAGGTTAGAAAAGGTAGTTAAATTTCTGAATATTGATATTTACGATTTGATAGATAAAAAAGATGAAAAATTAAACCAAATTGCAAAGGCAATATCAGAGATTAAAGCTAAAATCGAGGAAATAGAAAAAAAGATAAGTTAGCTTTCTGAAACAAAAAAATACAAGGGTAGTTT encodes:
- a CDS encoding helix-turn-helix domain-containing protein, producing MIQSIFLIYLLSMNTEQILAKLRQIRKEKGVSQEDIAEQIGVSRPTYLAMENGKQEFSLQRLEKVVKFLNIDIYDLIDKKDEKLNQIAKAISEIKAKIEEIEKKIS